Proteins from a genomic interval of Colletes latitarsis isolate SP2378_abdomen chromosome 12, iyColLati1, whole genome shotgun sequence:
- the LOC143349179 gene encoding uncharacterized protein LOC143349179 isoform X3: MTDVKPIGISQNQPQQTQQQQPQQQQQSQQQQQQPQQQQQQQPQQQMMIATHDIQQQQNVQQQQQHVQQQQSQQQQVQQQQQAQQQVQSQQVQPQQQIQQQVQSQQQMQVQQQVQQQVQQHVQQQQQQQQQQQSQQQQSNNGQHNVVPAQVQVQPQVAAIMPQQQGAVAVSMQQHQQQGGVSMTLSGQQGATTITTMAAHPQAVQVIQQPMQNQAYHLQQLYNTQGTPLLMPGNLALHPAGINPSSIQVITAGKPFQSAAQLTPHMLTTASTPGQGGGHPAGGTTKVQGFPTGYLPVPTSATPGAGQTLVFGQLGVLGSPQPPSIQQQQQQQSANKQDQVQKYTTCTAAQQSGGRGGMQFAPWQFTPQVAWTGIQPPALLTNQIFIRGPTQPDMFIQSPQPIQAHNALATQQQIQGVQQIAAASAKPKVMDMQQQQQQQGKQSTGGQRPLSILPSSLQAVQAANIRAASSVSTQTVHGVQATVHAQSGKGSGSSGKGRGKPLQSPQQPQQQSQQAMQQQHQQVFIQQKQHTQQQQQMQQQYQQPQVQTSQQQIQPKPIMTNMTLQQQQQSGVVLGGERPIMPVVSVGGVGVGVGVATTSQMSQVQQSSMSNVQQLPLQAINSTIIGSQIVSGTSQVQTMSMVNQLTDQTHDSSNSTIMITSPDRNHQAECTLVLPSATNAPVTNEENSKLILKKEEPMPVTIEEIAVAQPEVTDGDQCKIVLKDDESLSIKSEEKSCNNPLAGLANTINSITNGVNNEESVTIPVSVPVTANSKHVPPKAMVKPQVLTHVIEGFVIQEASEPFAVNRTSLNNAVNQDTSNILNRNNSSEKENHEEPPRKKHAPNYPSDEDGNNAQSGKCESCGTLVDEQNIKFKKEKRFCSSGCAKSKKREMRDRDGTEKQWTELIETESKNVDGDMKKNGEEKLLSTTTTSSIDDTLPKINPVKWTVGEVCDFIRGLPGCADYAEDFAIQEIDGQALMLLKEDHLMSAMSIKLGPALKIVARIDSMRVESLSNSNPTSNNS, encoded by the exons ATGACAGATGTTAAGCCGATTGGAATCTCTCAAAATCAACCACAACAAACACAGCAACAGCAGccacagcagcagcaacaatcacaacaacaacaacagcaaccgcagcagcagcagcagcagcagccacAGCAGCAAATGATGATTGCAACCCATGATATTCAACAACAACAAAATGtacagcaacaacagcagcatgTTCAACAACAACAGTCTCAGCAACAGCAAgtacaacaacagcaacaagcACAGCAACAAGTACAATCTCAACAAGTTCAGCCACAACAACAAATTCAGCAGCAAGTACAATCGCAACAGCAAATGCAAGTTCAGCAACAGGTACAACAACAAGTGCAACAACACGTtcaacagcagcaacagcagcagcagcaacaacaatctCAGCAACAGCAATCTAATAATGGACAGCATAACGTTGTTCCTGCTCAAGTTCAAGTACAGCCACAGGTAGCAGCAATTATGCCTCAACAACAG gGTGCTGTTGCAGTATCGATGCAACAGCATCAGCAGCAGGGGGGTGTATCTATGACCTTATCTGGACAACAAGGAGCAACCACTATAACTACTATGGCTGCACATCCACAAGCAGTACAAGTTATTCAGCAACCCATGCAAAACCAAGCATATCATTTACAACAACTTTATAATACTCAAGGCACCCCATTACTGATGCCAGGAAACTTAGCTCTTCATCCTGCAGGAATCAATCCTTCCTCTATACAG GTTATAACGGCTGGAAAGCCATTTCAGTCTGCTGCTCAACTTACACCTCATATGTTGACTACTGCGTCAACGCCGGGTCAAGGCGGAGGTCACCCTGCGGGTGGAACTACTAAAGTACAAGGATTTCCTACGGGTTACTTACCGGTACCTACTTCCGCTACACCCGGTGCGGGACAGACTTTAGTATTTGGTCAACTCGGTGTACTAGGTTCCCCACAACCCCCATCCatacagcagcaacaacaacaacagtccGCAAACAAACAGGATCAAGTACAAAAG TATACTACATGTACGGCGGCTCAGCAATCCGGCGGAAGAGGCGGTATGCAATTTGCTCCTTGGCAATTTACACCGCAAGTTGCTTGGACAGGGATTCAACCACCAGCACTTCTTACTAACCAAATATTTATTAGAGGTCCTACTCAACCCGATATGTTCATACAAAGTCCACAACCAATCCAAGCTCATAATG CACTGGCTACGCAACAACAAATCCAAGGAGTGCAACAAATTGCTGCAGCTAGTGCTAAACCAAAGGTAATGGATAtgcaacaacagcaacagcaacagggtAAGCAAAGCACAGGTGGACAACGACCGTTGAGTATTTTGCCGTCCTCTCTACAAGCAGTACAAGCTGCTAATATACGAGCTGCCAGTTCCGTTTCTACGCAAACTGTTCATGGAGTACAAGCCACGGTACATGCACAG agcggaaAAGGGAGCGGTAGTAGCGGTAAAGGTCGTGGTAAACCATTGCAATCGCCGCAACAACCGCAGCAACAGTCGCAGCAAGCTATGCAACAACAACATCAACAGGTTTTTATTCAACAGAAACAGCAcacgcagcagcaacagcagatGCAACAGCAGTATCAACAACCACAAGTCCAAACATCGCAACAGCAAATACAACCTAAACCAATAATGA CGAACATGACTctacagcagcaacagcaatctGGTGTGGTTCTCGGTGGAGAACGCCCGATTATGCCTGTAGTATCTGTAGGCGGAGTTGGTGTTGGAGTTGGAGTTGCTACTACGTCTCAAATGAGTCAAGTACAACAATCATCAATGTCTAACGTACAACAATTACCATTACAG GCGATCAATTCGACAATAATTGGTAGTCAAATAGTTAGCGGGACGTCACAGGTCCAAACAATGTCTATGGTAAATCAGTTAACAGATCAAACACACGATAGTAGTAATTCCACCATAATGATCACATCGCCTGATCGTAATCATCAAGCCGAATGTACCTTAGTATTACCATCCGCTACAAACGCTCCAGTTACAAACGaagaaaattctaaattaattttgaaaaaagaaGAACCAATGCCCgttacgatagaagaaattgcagTAGCTCAACCAGAAGTAACAG ACGGGGACCAATGTAAGATAGTTCTTAAAGATGACGAAAGTTTGTCTATAAAGTCGGAAGAGAAATCGTGTAACAATCCTTTAGCTGGATTGGCAAACACAATTAATTCTATTACAAACGGTGTTAACAACGAAGAATCTGTAACAATTCCTGTGTCTGTACCAGTTACTGCAAACAGTAAACATGTGCCTCCAAAAGCAATGGTCAAACCACAAGTCCTCACACATGTAATCGAAGGCTTTGTTATACAAGAAG CGTCTGAACCATTTGCTGTTAATCGAACGTCATTAAATAATGCAGTTAATCAGGATACAagtaatattttaaatcgtAACAATTCATCTGAGAAAGAGAATCATGAAGAACCACCAA GGAAAAAGCATGCGCCTAATTATCCCAGTGACGAGGACGGAAATAATGCTCAAAGTGGAAAATGCGAATCTTGTGGTACTTTAGTGGATGAGCAGAATATtaagtttaaaaaagaaaaacgatttTGTTCCTCCGGTTGCGCGAAGAG CAAAAAACGTGAAATGAGAGATCGTGACGGTACCGAGAAACAGTGGACTGAATTGATAGAGACTGAATCGAAAAACGTTGACGGAGACATGAAAAAGAATGGGGAAGAAAAGTTATTGTCCACTACTACTACTTCCTCTATTGACGATACACTGCCAAAAATTAATCCCGTGAAATGGACG GTCGGTGAGGTATGTGATTTTATTCGCGGGTTACCGGGTTGCGCTGACTATGCAGAAGATTTCGCGATTCAAGAAATAGATGGACAAGCACTTATGTTACTTAAAGAGGACCACCTTATGTCAGCCATGAGCATTAAATTGGGTCCGGCGTTAAAAATCGTAGCCAGAATCGATTCAATGCGAGTAGAGTCACTGTCAAATTCTAATCCCACATCTAATAATTCGTAA
- the LOC143349179 gene encoding uncharacterized protein LOC143349179 isoform X4 produces the protein MTDVKPIGISQNQPQQTQQQQPQQQQQSQQQQQQPQQQQQQQPQQQMMIATHDIQQQQNVQQQQQHVQQQQSQQQQVQQQQQAQQQVQSQQVQPQQQIQQQVQSQQQMQVQQQVQQQVQQHVQQQQQQQQQQQSQQQQSNNGQHNVVPAQVQVQPQVAAIMPQQQGAVAVSMQQHQQQGGVSMTLSGQQGATTITTMAAHPQAVQVIQQPMQNQAYHLQQLYNTQGTPLLMPGNLALHPAGINPSSIQVITAGKPFQSAAQLTPHMLTTASTPGQGGGHPAGGTTKVQGFPTGYLPVPTSATPGAGQTLVFGQLGVLGSPQPPSIQQQQQQQSANKQDQVQKYTTCTAAQQSGGRGGMQFAPWQFTPQVAWTGIQPPALLTNQIFIRGPTQPDMFIQSPQPIQAHNALATQQQIQGVQQIAAASAKPKVMDMQQQQQQQGKQSTGGQRPLSILPSSLQAVQAANIRAASSVSTQTVHGVQATVHAQKQHTQQQQQMQQQYQQPQVQTSQQQIQPKPIMTNMTLQQQQQSGVVLGGERPIMPVVSVGGVGVGVGVATTSQMSQVQQSSMSNVQQLPLQAINSTIIGSQIVSGTSQVQTMSMVNQLTDQTHDSSNSTIMITSPDRNHQAECTLVLPSATNAPVTNEENSKLILKKEEPMPVTIEEIAVAQPEVTDGDQCKIVLKDDESLSIKSEEKSCNNPLAGLANTINSITNGVNNEESVTIPVSVPVTANSKHVPPKAMVKPQVLTHVIEGFVIQEASEPFAVNRTSLNNAVNQDTSNILNRNNSSEKENHEEPPRKKHAPNYPSDEDGNNAQSGKCESCGTLVDEQNIKFKKEKRFCSSGCAKSYESNSKKREMRDRDGTEKQWTELIETESKNVDGDMKKNGEEKLLSTTTTSSIDDTLPKINPVKWTVGEVCDFIRGLPGCADYAEDFAIQEIDGQALMLLKEDHLMSAMSIKLGPALKIVARIDSMRVESLSNSNPTSNNS, from the exons ATGACAGATGTTAAGCCGATTGGAATCTCTCAAAATCAACCACAACAAACACAGCAACAGCAGccacagcagcagcaacaatcacaacaacaacaacagcaaccgcagcagcagcagcagcagcagccacAGCAGCAAATGATGATTGCAACCCATGATATTCAACAACAACAAAATGtacagcaacaacagcagcatgTTCAACAACAACAGTCTCAGCAACAGCAAgtacaacaacagcaacaagcACAGCAACAAGTACAATCTCAACAAGTTCAGCCACAACAACAAATTCAGCAGCAAGTACAATCGCAACAGCAAATGCAAGTTCAGCAACAGGTACAACAACAAGTGCAACAACACGTtcaacagcagcaacagcagcagcagcaacaacaatctCAGCAACAGCAATCTAATAATGGACAGCATAACGTTGTTCCTGCTCAAGTTCAAGTACAGCCACAGGTAGCAGCAATTATGCCTCAACAACAG gGTGCTGTTGCAGTATCGATGCAACAGCATCAGCAGCAGGGGGGTGTATCTATGACCTTATCTGGACAACAAGGAGCAACCACTATAACTACTATGGCTGCACATCCACAAGCAGTACAAGTTATTCAGCAACCCATGCAAAACCAAGCATATCATTTACAACAACTTTATAATACTCAAGGCACCCCATTACTGATGCCAGGAAACTTAGCTCTTCATCCTGCAGGAATCAATCCTTCCTCTATACAG GTTATAACGGCTGGAAAGCCATTTCAGTCTGCTGCTCAACTTACACCTCATATGTTGACTACTGCGTCAACGCCGGGTCAAGGCGGAGGTCACCCTGCGGGTGGAACTACTAAAGTACAAGGATTTCCTACGGGTTACTTACCGGTACCTACTTCCGCTACACCCGGTGCGGGACAGACTTTAGTATTTGGTCAACTCGGTGTACTAGGTTCCCCACAACCCCCATCCatacagcagcaacaacaacaacagtccGCAAACAAACAGGATCAAGTACAAAAG TATACTACATGTACGGCGGCTCAGCAATCCGGCGGAAGAGGCGGTATGCAATTTGCTCCTTGGCAATTTACACCGCAAGTTGCTTGGACAGGGATTCAACCACCAGCACTTCTTACTAACCAAATATTTATTAGAGGTCCTACTCAACCCGATATGTTCATACAAAGTCCACAACCAATCCAAGCTCATAATG CACTGGCTACGCAACAACAAATCCAAGGAGTGCAACAAATTGCTGCAGCTAGTGCTAAACCAAAGGTAATGGATAtgcaacaacagcaacagcaacagggtAAGCAAAGCACAGGTGGACAACGACCGTTGAGTATTTTGCCGTCCTCTCTACAAGCAGTACAAGCTGCTAATATACGAGCTGCCAGTTCCGTTTCTACGCAAACTGTTCATGGAGTACAAGCCACGGTACATGCACAG AAACAGCAcacgcagcagcaacagcagatGCAACAGCAGTATCAACAACCACAAGTCCAAACATCGCAACAGCAAATACAACCTAAACCAATAATGA CGAACATGACTctacagcagcaacagcaatctGGTGTGGTTCTCGGTGGAGAACGCCCGATTATGCCTGTAGTATCTGTAGGCGGAGTTGGTGTTGGAGTTGGAGTTGCTACTACGTCTCAAATGAGTCAAGTACAACAATCATCAATGTCTAACGTACAACAATTACCATTACAG GCGATCAATTCGACAATAATTGGTAGTCAAATAGTTAGCGGGACGTCACAGGTCCAAACAATGTCTATGGTAAATCAGTTAACAGATCAAACACACGATAGTAGTAATTCCACCATAATGATCACATCGCCTGATCGTAATCATCAAGCCGAATGTACCTTAGTATTACCATCCGCTACAAACGCTCCAGTTACAAACGaagaaaattctaaattaattttgaaaaaagaaGAACCAATGCCCgttacgatagaagaaattgcagTAGCTCAACCAGAAGTAACAG ACGGGGACCAATGTAAGATAGTTCTTAAAGATGACGAAAGTTTGTCTATAAAGTCGGAAGAGAAATCGTGTAACAATCCTTTAGCTGGATTGGCAAACACAATTAATTCTATTACAAACGGTGTTAACAACGAAGAATCTGTAACAATTCCTGTGTCTGTACCAGTTACTGCAAACAGTAAACATGTGCCTCCAAAAGCAATGGTCAAACCACAAGTCCTCACACATGTAATCGAAGGCTTTGTTATACAAGAAG CGTCTGAACCATTTGCTGTTAATCGAACGTCATTAAATAATGCAGTTAATCAGGATACAagtaatattttaaatcgtAACAATTCATCTGAGAAAGAGAATCATGAAGAACCACCAA GGAAAAAGCATGCGCCTAATTATCCCAGTGACGAGGACGGAAATAATGCTCAAAGTGGAAAATGCGAATCTTGTGGTACTTTAGTGGATGAGCAGAATATtaagtttaaaaaagaaaaacgatttTGTTCCTCCGGTTGCGCGAAGAG TTATGAATCAAACAGCAAAAAACGTGAAATGAGAGATCGTGACGGTACCGAGAAACAGTGGACTGAATTGATAGAGACTGAATCGAAAAACGTTGACGGAGACATGAAAAAGAATGGGGAAGAAAAGTTATTGTCCACTACTACTACTTCCTCTATTGACGATACACTGCCAAAAATTAATCCCGTGAAATGGACG GTCGGTGAGGTATGTGATTTTATTCGCGGGTTACCGGGTTGCGCTGACTATGCAGAAGATTTCGCGATTCAAGAAATAGATGGACAAGCACTTATGTTACTTAAAGAGGACCACCTTATGTCAGCCATGAGCATTAAATTGGGTCCGGCGTTAAAAATCGTAGCCAGAATCGATTCAATGCGAGTAGAGTCACTGTCAAATTCTAATCCCACATCTAATAATTCGTAA
- the LOC143349179 gene encoding uncharacterized protein LOC143349179 isoform X6, with protein sequence MQQHQQQGGVSMTLSGQQGATTITTMAAHPQAVQVIQQPMQNQAYHLQQLYNTQGTPLLMPGNLALHPAGINPSSIQVITAGKPFQSAAQLTPHMLTTASTPGQGGGHPAGGTTKVQGFPTGYLPVPTSATPGAGQTLVFGQLGVLGSPQPPSIQQQQQQQSANKQDQVQKYTTCTAAQQSGGRGGMQFAPWQFTPQVAWTGIQPPALLTNQIFIRGPTQPDMFIQSPQPIQAHNALATQQQIQGVQQIAAASAKPKVMDMQQQQQQQGKQSTGGQRPLSILPSSLQAVQAANIRAASSVSTQTVHGVQATVHAQSGKGSGSSGKGRGKPLQSPQQPQQQSQQAMQQQHQQVFIQQKQHTQQQQQMQQQYQQPQVQTSQQQIQPKPIMTNMTLQQQQQSGVVLGGERPIMPVVSVGGVGVGVGVATTSQMSQVQQSSMSNVQQLPLQAINSTIIGSQIVSGTSQVQTMSMVNQLTDQTHDSSNSTIMITSPDRNHQAECTLVLPSATNAPVTNEENSKLILKKEEPMPVTIEEIAVAQPEVTDGDQCKIVLKDDESLSIKSEEKSCNNPLAGLANTINSITNGVNNEESVTIPVSVPVTANSKHVPPKAMVKPQVLTHVIEGFVIQEASEPFAVNRTSLNNAVNQDTSNILNRNNSSEKENHEEPPRKKHAPNYPSDEDGNNAQSGKCESCGTLVDEQNIKFKKEKRFCSSGCAKSYESNSKKREMRDRDGTEKQWTELIETESKNVDGDMKKNGEEKLLSTTTTSSIDDTLPKINPVKWTVGEVCDFIRGLPGCADYAEDFAIQEIDGQALMLLKEDHLMSAMSIKLGPALKIVARIDSMRVESLSNSNPTSNNS encoded by the exons ATGCAACAGCATCAGCAGCAGGGGGGTGTATCTATGACCTTATCTGGACAACAAGGAGCAACCACTATAACTACTATGGCTGCACATCCACAAGCAGTACAAGTTATTCAGCAACCCATGCAAAACCAAGCATATCATTTACAACAACTTTATAATACTCAAGGCACCCCATTACTGATGCCAGGAAACTTAGCTCTTCATCCTGCAGGAATCAATCCTTCCTCTATACAG GTTATAACGGCTGGAAAGCCATTTCAGTCTGCTGCTCAACTTACACCTCATATGTTGACTACTGCGTCAACGCCGGGTCAAGGCGGAGGTCACCCTGCGGGTGGAACTACTAAAGTACAAGGATTTCCTACGGGTTACTTACCGGTACCTACTTCCGCTACACCCGGTGCGGGACAGACTTTAGTATTTGGTCAACTCGGTGTACTAGGTTCCCCACAACCCCCATCCatacagcagcaacaacaacaacagtccGCAAACAAACAGGATCAAGTACAAAAG TATACTACATGTACGGCGGCTCAGCAATCCGGCGGAAGAGGCGGTATGCAATTTGCTCCTTGGCAATTTACACCGCAAGTTGCTTGGACAGGGATTCAACCACCAGCACTTCTTACTAACCAAATATTTATTAGAGGTCCTACTCAACCCGATATGTTCATACAAAGTCCACAACCAATCCAAGCTCATAATG CACTGGCTACGCAACAACAAATCCAAGGAGTGCAACAAATTGCTGCAGCTAGTGCTAAACCAAAGGTAATGGATAtgcaacaacagcaacagcaacagggtAAGCAAAGCACAGGTGGACAACGACCGTTGAGTATTTTGCCGTCCTCTCTACAAGCAGTACAAGCTGCTAATATACGAGCTGCCAGTTCCGTTTCTACGCAAACTGTTCATGGAGTACAAGCCACGGTACATGCACAG agcggaaAAGGGAGCGGTAGTAGCGGTAAAGGTCGTGGTAAACCATTGCAATCGCCGCAACAACCGCAGCAACAGTCGCAGCAAGCTATGCAACAACAACATCAACAGGTTTTTATTCAACAGAAACAGCAcacgcagcagcaacagcagatGCAACAGCAGTATCAACAACCACAAGTCCAAACATCGCAACAGCAAATACAACCTAAACCAATAATGA CGAACATGACTctacagcagcaacagcaatctGGTGTGGTTCTCGGTGGAGAACGCCCGATTATGCCTGTAGTATCTGTAGGCGGAGTTGGTGTTGGAGTTGGAGTTGCTACTACGTCTCAAATGAGTCAAGTACAACAATCATCAATGTCTAACGTACAACAATTACCATTACAG GCGATCAATTCGACAATAATTGGTAGTCAAATAGTTAGCGGGACGTCACAGGTCCAAACAATGTCTATGGTAAATCAGTTAACAGATCAAACACACGATAGTAGTAATTCCACCATAATGATCACATCGCCTGATCGTAATCATCAAGCCGAATGTACCTTAGTATTACCATCCGCTACAAACGCTCCAGTTACAAACGaagaaaattctaaattaattttgaaaaaagaaGAACCAATGCCCgttacgatagaagaaattgcagTAGCTCAACCAGAAGTAACAG ACGGGGACCAATGTAAGATAGTTCTTAAAGATGACGAAAGTTTGTCTATAAAGTCGGAAGAGAAATCGTGTAACAATCCTTTAGCTGGATTGGCAAACACAATTAATTCTATTACAAACGGTGTTAACAACGAAGAATCTGTAACAATTCCTGTGTCTGTACCAGTTACTGCAAACAGTAAACATGTGCCTCCAAAAGCAATGGTCAAACCACAAGTCCTCACACATGTAATCGAAGGCTTTGTTATACAAGAAG CGTCTGAACCATTTGCTGTTAATCGAACGTCATTAAATAATGCAGTTAATCAGGATACAagtaatattttaaatcgtAACAATTCATCTGAGAAAGAGAATCATGAAGAACCACCAA GGAAAAAGCATGCGCCTAATTATCCCAGTGACGAGGACGGAAATAATGCTCAAAGTGGAAAATGCGAATCTTGTGGTACTTTAGTGGATGAGCAGAATATtaagtttaaaaaagaaaaacgatttTGTTCCTCCGGTTGCGCGAAGAG TTATGAATCAAACAGCAAAAAACGTGAAATGAGAGATCGTGACGGTACCGAGAAACAGTGGACTGAATTGATAGAGACTGAATCGAAAAACGTTGACGGAGACATGAAAAAGAATGGGGAAGAAAAGTTATTGTCCACTACTACTACTTCCTCTATTGACGATACACTGCCAAAAATTAATCCCGTGAAATGGACG GTCGGTGAGGTATGTGATTTTATTCGCGGGTTACCGGGTTGCGCTGACTATGCAGAAGATTTCGCGATTCAAGAAATAGATGGACAAGCACTTATGTTACTTAAAGAGGACCACCTTATGTCAGCCATGAGCATTAAATTGGGTCCGGCGTTAAAAATCGTAGCCAGAATCGATTCAATGCGAGTAGAGTCACTGTCAAATTCTAATCCCACATCTAATAATTCGTAA